A single region of the Candidatus Methanomethylicota archaeon genome encodes:
- a CDS encoding hydroxymethylglutaryl-CoA synthase has translation MEKVILMKPIIDVVISGWGSYIPIYRIPVEEIARIWGSSSDHFKKDLLIDEKSVAGLDEDVATISVEAAKNALSRAKINPKEIGAIFVGTETKPYAVKPTGTIVAEAIGASEKLLAADFEFACKAGTECLQCCIGLVGSNMIKYGMAIGADVAEGAPSDPLEYSAGSGGTAIIVASKNQEKEPVALLEGSVSFVTDTPDFWRRPKKDYPNHAEAFTGEPAYFRHVISATKLLMEELSLRTSDFKYVVFHQPNGKFPIRAARILGFKKEQIEPGLIVPYIGNLYSGSSLTGFSAILDIAKPGDRILLVSYGSGAGSDAFSFIVKDGILAKQNRAPKVMDYIKRKKIIDYALYCKFRGKI, from the coding sequence ATAGAAAAAGTGATTTTAATGAAGCCAATAATTGATGTTGTAATATCTGGTTGGGGGTCTTATATTCCTATTTATAGAATTCCTGTAGAAGAAATTGCAAGAATTTGGGGTTCTTCTTCAGATCACTTTAAAAAAGATCTTTTAATTGATGAAAAATCAGTTGCAGGATTGGATGAAGATGTAGCTACAATTTCAGTTGAAGCAGCTAAAAATGCTCTTAGTAGAGCAAAAATAAACCCTAAAGAAATAGGAGCGATTTTTGTTGGAACTGAAACCAAGCCTTATGCAGTAAAACCAACTGGAACAATAGTTGCTGAAGCTATTGGTGCTTCTGAAAAATTATTAGCTGCAGATTTTGAATTTGCATGTAAAGCTGGTACTGAATGTCTTCAATGTTGTATTGGTCTTGTAGGTTCCAATATGATAAAATATGGAATGGCAATTGGTGCAGATGTTGCAGAAGGAGCTCCTTCAGATCCTCTAGAATATTCTGCAGGAAGTGGTGGAACAGCTATAATAGTAGCTAGTAAGAATCAAGAAAAAGAACCAGTAGCTCTTTTAGAAGGATCTGTTTCTTTTGTGACTGACACTCCTGATTTTTGGAGAAGGCCAAAAAAGGACTATCCTAATCATGCAGAAGCATTTACAGGAGAGCCTGCATATTTCAGACATGTAATTTCAGCTACTAAATTATTAATGGAAGAACTTTCACTTAGAACTTCAGATTTTAAATATGTAGTTTTTCATCAACCAAATGGAAAATTTCCAATTAGAGCTGCAAGAATTTTAGGTTTCAAGAAAGAACAAATCGAACCTGGTTTAATAGTACCATATATTGGTAATTTATATTCAGGATCTTCACTTACTGGTTTTTCTGCTATATTAGATATTGCAAAGCCAGGGGATAGAATATTACTTGTAAGTTATGGTTCAGGTGCTGGAAGTGATGCATTTAGTTTTATTGTTAAAGATGGTATATTAGCTAAGCAAAATAGAGCTCCTAAAGTAATGGACTATATAAAGAGAAAGAAGATAATTGATTATGCACTTTATTGTAAATTTAGAGGAAAAATTTAG
- the nrdD gene encoding anaerobic ribonucleoside-triphosphate reductase — translation MKFEGSLEFILSSISNEIRVEVLKLISREGPLSFTEIMERLQMDPKVHAGKFGYHLRMLIEADLIKADETSGKYYLTPLGQEVSNLIYGIEDVMRRKKNEMLVRTSRLTIEPFDRKKIVEALIREANMPRRLADIISKEAEERLKKSQIHYLTAALIREFVNAILLERGLEEYRHVLTRLGQPVYDVTQTIKNAALHGNPSPEIVHSTAGDAVFEEYMLLKVIPRTIADAHLCGALHLNNANYWVLRPANIFHDIRPFINGKIHPDGSGLIFPYPKPPFNLKGALTIISCLLKNTISYVSTTQLIPLLNVFLAPFTKGLSREEILNSIKEFIFNLNIILGGSYKPLIAFDMELGIPNFLENVKCTSPDGNKYTYGDFFKESLLILDAFIEALNETDGFSKPFLNPALFIKLRKKSLILSETQEYLMKIYKLSRKFGNIYFINQEASWQSENVAYNLDLSRTESSSNDWERNTLRISVLDNITINLPRIAYEAKGDDDKLREKLSELIELSIEALNIKKQVMEERIFSDNLIPLFKEKVDGSSYLRLGESIGIISYVGLPEAIKYHTNNNMWESKDAMDLAKKIINLIQQYSNEAQIRIFPSSITFEPVSKRLTDLDIKSGYIKPKEFKYYTEHSNLPLSIAIELKTRLKIEEEFQKLTRGGHIFDFRLEEPAPTEEIIANYIKRIIETTEIGLFTFTRDFIYCPRCRQISYGTYLKCPYCEYDGEKLILYTKVFGKIKPSIFWSNEEKDFISSIKHYIL, via the coding sequence ATGAAATTTGAAGGATCATTAGAGTTCATACTTTCATCTATTTCAAATGAAATAAGAGTAGAAGTTTTAAAATTAATAAGTAGAGAAGGACCTCTATCATTTACTGAAATAATGGAAAGACTTCAAATGGATCCAAAAGTACATGCTGGAAAATTTGGTTATCATTTAAGAATGTTAATTGAAGCTGATCTCATTAAAGCTGATGAAACTTCAGGTAAATATTATCTTACTCCACTAGGTCAAGAAGTATCTAATTTAATATATGGCATTGAAGATGTTATGAGAAGAAAGAAGAATGAAATGTTAGTAAGAACTTCGAGACTTACTATTGAACCATTTGATAGAAAGAAAATAGTTGAAGCTCTTATTAGAGAAGCTAATATGCCAAGAAGACTTGCAGATATTATATCTAAAGAAGCTGAAGAAAGATTAAAAAAATCTCAAATACATTATTTAACTGCAGCATTAATAAGAGAATTTGTTAATGCTATATTATTAGAAAGAGGATTGGAAGAATATAGACATGTACTTACAAGACTTGGTCAACCAGTATATGATGTTACTCAAACAATAAAAAATGCAGCTTTACATGGTAATCCTTCTCCAGAAATTGTTCATTCAACAGCAGGAGATGCAGTATTTGAAGAATATATGCTCCTTAAAGTAATTCCTAGAACAATTGCAGATGCACACCTGTGTGGTGCTCTTCATTTAAATAATGCAAATTATTGGGTACTTAGACCAGCAAATATTTTCCATGATATAAGGCCATTTATTAATGGAAAGATTCATCCAGATGGAAGTGGATTGATTTTTCCTTATCCTAAACCTCCATTTAATCTTAAAGGTGCTCTTACTATAATAAGTTGTTTATTAAAAAATACAATTAGTTATGTTTCAACAACTCAATTAATTCCTTTATTAAATGTTTTCCTTGCACCTTTTACTAAAGGATTATCTAGAGAAGAGATATTGAATTCAATTAAAGAATTTATTTTTAACCTTAATATAATACTTGGTGGATCTTATAAACCCTTAATAGCCTTTGATATGGAACTTGGCATTCCAAATTTTCTTGAAAATGTAAAATGCACAAGTCCTGATGGAAACAAATATACTTATGGAGACTTCTTTAAAGAATCTTTATTAATATTAGATGCCTTTATTGAAGCACTTAATGAAACTGATGGATTTTCCAAACCTTTCTTAAATCCTGCTTTATTTATAAAATTAAGAAAGAAAAGTTTGATATTAAGTGAAACTCAAGAATATTTAATGAAAATATATAAACTTTCAAGAAAATTTGGAAATATTTATTTTATTAATCAAGAAGCATCTTGGCAAAGTGAAAATGTTGCTTATAATTTAGATTTATCTAGAACAGAATCGAGTTCAAATGATTGGGAAAGGAATACACTTAGAATTAGTGTATTAGATAATATAACTATAAATTTACCTAGAATAGCTTATGAAGCAAAAGGTGATGATGATAAATTAAGAGAAAAACTTTCAGAACTTATTGAATTATCAATAGAAGCTTTGAATATTAAAAAACAGGTTATGGAAGAAAGAATATTTTCTGATAATTTAATTCCATTATTTAAAGAAAAAGTTGATGGTAGTAGTTATCTTAGATTAGGAGAATCAATAGGTATTATAAGTTATGTTGGTCTTCCAGAAGCAATAAAATATCATACTAATAATAATATGTGGGAAAGTAAAGATGCTATGGATTTAGCTAAAAAAATTATCAACTTAATTCAACAATATTCCAATGAAGCACAAATAAGAATATTCCCTTCAAGTATAACATTTGAACCTGTTTCTAAAAGATTAACTGATTTAGATATTAAAAGTGGATATATTAAACCAAAAGAATTTAAATATTATACAGAACATTCTAATTTACCATTAAGTATTGCAATAGAATTAAAAACAAGATTAAAAATAGAGGAAGAATTTCAAAAATTAACAAGAGGCGGTCATATATTTGATTTTAGATTAGAAGAACCAGCTCCTACTGAAGAAATTATTGCAAATTATATAAAAAGAATTATAGAAACAACAGAAATTGGATTATTTACTTTTACAAGAGATTTTATTTATTGTCCAAGATGTAGGCAAATATCATATGGTACTTACTTAAAATGTCCATATTGTGAATATGATGGAGAAAAATTAATTCTATATACTAAAGTCTTTGGTAAAATAAAACCATCAATTTTTTGGAGTAATGAAGAAAAAGATTTTATTTCTTCAATAAAGCACTACATTCTTTAA
- the tfe gene encoding transcription factor E: MSDETLVNIVKSLLGEDAAKVIKVLMEKNELADDELIQKTGMKLNNLRKVLYQLFDNNFISYRRVRDKEIGWYKYYWRINPTAINVLLNLRKKKVLSKLKERLEYEMSNIFFSCPEHNKIKFSFEEAMELSFQCPECGKRLENVKNDYIIETLKIKIAEIEKNLMNAQNL; the protein is encoded by the coding sequence ATGTCTGATGAGACTTTAGTAAATATAGTTAAATCTCTCTTAGGTGAAGATGCAGCTAAAGTTATAAAAGTTCTTATGGAAAAAAATGAATTAGCTGATGATGAATTAATTCAAAAAACTGGTATGAAATTAAATAATTTAAGAAAAGTTCTATATCAATTATTTGATAATAATTTTATTTCATATAGAAGAGTGAGAGATAAAGAAATAGGATGGTATAAATATTATTGGAGGATAAATCCAACTGCTATAAATGTTTTATTAAATCTTAGAAAGAAAAAAGTATTATCAAAGCTTAAGGAACGTCTTGAATATGAAATGAGTAATATTTTCTTTTCTTGTCCAGAACATAATAAAATTAAATTTTCTTTTGAAGAAGCTATGGAGTTAAGTTTTCAATGTCCAGAATGTGGTAAGAGACTTGAAAATGTTAAGAATGATTATATTATTGAAACACTTAAAATTAAGATTGCTGAAATAGAAAAAAATTTAATGAATGCGCAAAATCTTTAA
- a CDS encoding helix-turn-helix domain-containing protein has protein sequence MKRIIGEIIISDSPGSTMRRWREIFEITQLELAEKLGISPSVISDYEGGRRKSPGAMFIKRFVKALLEIDEEKGARVMGRFSLFSKSYTEAIIDLRDFSSPITLKEFIEVIDGDLITCKYLLSKLIFGYTVIDSIKAIISMSGSEFLQLIGSTSERALIFTNTTTGRSPMVAIRVTPLKPATVVLHGIKNLDKLAVELANLEKIPLIISKKESLEDLIKSLHNLKK, from the coding sequence ATGAAAAGAATTATTGGAGAAATTATCATATCAGATTCTCCAGGAAGTACTATGCGTCGTTGGAGAGAAATTTTTGAAATAACGCAATTAGAACTTGCAGAAAAACTTGGAATTTCTCCTTCTGTAATAAGTGATTATGAAGGTGGAAGAAGGAAATCTCCTGGGGCTATGTTCATAAAACGTTTTGTTAAAGCTCTTTTAGAAATTGATGAAGAAAAAGGAGCTAGAGTCATGGGGCGTTTTTCACTTTTTTCTAAATCATATACTGAAGCAATAATAGATTTAAGGGATTTTTCTTCACCAATTACATTAAAAGAGTTTATAGAAGTAATAGATGGTGACTTAATTACTTGTAAATATTTATTATCAAAACTCATATTTGGATATACAGTTATAGATAGTATAAAAGCAATTATTTCAATGTCAGGATCAGAGTTTTTACAACTAATTGGTTCTACAAGTGAAAGAGCTTTAATATTTACTAATACTACTACTGGAAGATCTCCAATGGTTGCTATTAGAGTAACTCCACTTAAACCAGCAACAGTTGTTCTTCATGGTATAAAAAATTTAGATAAATTAGCAGTAGAACTTGCAAATTTAGAAAAAATACCTTTAATTATTTCAAAGAAGGAGAGTTTAGAAGATTTAATTAAATCACTTCATAATCTTAAAAAATGA
- a CDS encoding proteasome-activating nucleotidase, with the protein MSTGDNILIKKLEEKLLSLENERREWYFERDRLLKEIQFLKEEIERLLSPPYIEGYVTDILEDGRAVVKSSTGPSLIVNISRNVDISKLAPGKRVALSQRNFAIVEILPDLTDTYIKAMEVLEAPKVSYEEIGGLHEQIKELRELIELPLLRPDLFEKIGIDPPKGVLLYGPPGCGKTLLAKAVASKTKATFIKVVASELVQKYIGEGARLVRELFQFAKSKAPSIIFIDEIDAIGGRRIDLGVSGEREVYRTMLQLLNELDGFSPRGDVKVIGATNRIDLLDPALLRPGRFDRIIEVPAPDLRGREEIFKIHTSKMNLRNIELSELAKITEGATGAQIKAICTEAGMFAIREGRDFLIREDFIKAINKILKKSEIKSVQSGTYL; encoded by the coding sequence ATGAGCACAGGGGATAACATATTAATAAAAAAACTTGAAGAAAAATTATTAAGTTTAGAGAATGAAAGAAGAGAATGGTATTTTGAAAGAGATAGATTATTAAAAGAAATACAATTTTTAAAAGAAGAAATTGAAAGACTATTAAGTCCTCCATATATTGAAGGTTATGTTACTGATATATTAGAAGATGGAAGAGCAGTAGTAAAGAGTTCTACAGGACCTTCACTTATAGTAAATATTTCTAGAAATGTAGATATTAGTAAATTAGCACCTGGTAAAAGAGTAGCATTAAGTCAAAGAAATTTTGCTATAGTTGAAATTTTACCAGATTTAACAGATACTTACATAAAAGCAATGGAAGTTTTAGAAGCACCAAAAGTAAGTTATGAAGAAATAGGAGGGCTTCATGAACAAATTAAGGAACTTAGAGAATTAATAGAATTACCATTACTTAGACCAGACTTATTTGAAAAAATAGGTATTGATCCACCAAAAGGAGTATTACTTTATGGTCCTCCAGGTTGTGGAAAAACATTATTAGCAAAAGCAGTAGCTAGTAAAACAAAAGCAACTTTTATAAAAGTTGTAGCCTCAGAACTTGTTCAAAAATATATTGGAGAAGGAGCAAGATTAGTAAGAGAATTATTTCAATTTGCAAAATCAAAAGCTCCTTCAATAATATTTATAGATGAAATAGATGCTATAGGAGGAAGAAGAATCGATCTTGGAGTAAGTGGAGAAAGAGAAGTTTATAGAACTATGCTTCAATTACTTAATGAACTTGATGGATTTAGTCCAAGAGGAGATGTAAAAGTTATTGGAGCTACTAATAGAATAGATTTATTAGATCCAGCATTACTTAGACCAGGAAGATTTGATAGAATTATAGAAGTACCAGCTCCAGATTTACGTGGAAGAGAAGAGATTTTTAAAATACATACTTCAAAAATGAATTTAAGAAATATTGAATTAAGTGAACTTGCGAAAATTACAGAAGGAGCAACAGGAGCACAAATAAAAGCAATATGTACTGAAGCAGGAATGTTTGCTATAAGAGAAGGAAGAGACTTTTTAATAAGAGAAGATTTCATTAAAGCAATTAATAAAATTTTAAAAAAGAGTGAAATAAAAAGTGTTCAAAGTGGAACCTATTTATAA
- a CDS encoding multiprotein bridging factor aMBF1 — MNCEICGRKISTKPIKIEVDRSTLMVCPECSRFGTIVKKESMKTIKPKKLSKTEVHYDEEEIIENYGEVIRKRREELGISREEFAKKLGEKESVIRRIESNEMYPSQDLISKIERLLKISLRVKIEKNIESSLPDFKLTLGDVAIVKEGKQNRK, encoded by the coding sequence ATGAATTGTGAAATTTGTGGAAGAAAAATTTCTACAAAACCTATAAAAATTGAAGTTGATAGATCCACATTAATGGTATGTCCTGAATGTTCACGTTTTGGAACAATAGTGAAAAAAGAAAGTATGAAAACTATTAAACCAAAAAAATTATCAAAAACTGAAGTTCATTATGATGAAGAAGAAATCATAGAAAATTATGGTGAAGTTATAAGAAAGAGAAGAGAAGAACTTGGCATTTCAAGAGAAGAATTTGCTAAAAAATTAGGAGAAAAAGAATCTGTTATTAGAAGAATAGAGAGTAATGAAATGTATCCTTCACAAGATTTAATTTCTAAAATTGAAAGATTATTAAAAATATCTTTAAGAGTGAAAATAGAAAAAAATATTGAGAGCTCCCTTCCAGATTTTAAACTTACATTAGGTGATGTTGCAATAGTTAAGGAGGGCAAGCAAAATAGAAAATAG
- a CDS encoding thiolase domain-containing protein — MILRRVAVISYGMTKVDKHWNKSLRSLFGEAALNAINKVKNPKIDAIIVGNMCASDLSDQNNIGAIVADELGLTPITAYRVEAACGSGGAALLTGFSLVSSGVYNVVMVGGVEKLTDNIGKMTSFSLGKAADAEYELFYGATFASLNALLMNRYMYVYKTPREAFADFAVLMHKNGAKNPYAQLPFEINREIALNSEYIADPIRLYDCAPIGDGAAVIILCSLEEASKYTDSFVEIIGISGASDTINIASRDDLLSLKATVTAANNAYKMAKVTPKDIDVAEIHDTFTITAAISLEDLGFCERGKFDKFLYEGAFEPGGIVAINPSGGLKSRGHPVGATGVYQAAEITMQLLGEAGKMQIPNAEIGLTHNMGGVGSSVYVSIMKRVK; from the coding sequence ATGATTTTGAGAAGAGTAGCTGTAATTAGCTATGGTATGACAAAAGTTGATAAACATTGGAATAAATCTTTAAGAAGTTTATTTGGAGAAGCAGCTTTAAATGCTATTAATAAAGTAAAAAATCCAAAAATAGATGCTATTATTGTTGGTAATATGTGTGCATCTGATTTATCTGATCAGAATAATATTGGAGCAATAGTTGCTGATGAACTTGGATTAACACCAATTACTGCATATAGAGTAGAAGCAGCTTGTGGATCTGGTGGAGCTGCATTACTTACTGGTTTTTCCCTAGTTTCATCTGGAGTATATAATGTGGTAATGGTGGGAGGGGTAGAAAAACTTACAGATAATATCGGAAAAATGACATCTTTTTCTCTTGGTAAAGCAGCAGATGCTGAATATGAACTTTTCTATGGAGCGACTTTTGCAAGTTTAAATGCTTTACTTATGAATAGATACATGTACGTCTATAAAACACCTAGAGAAGCTTTTGCAGATTTTGCAGTATTAATGCACAAGAATGGAGCAAAAAATCCATATGCTCAATTACCATTTGAAATAAATAGAGAAATTGCATTAAACTCTGAATACATAGCTGATCCAATAAGATTATATGATTGTGCTCCTATTGGAGATGGTGCGGCTGTTATTATTTTATGTTCATTAGAAGAAGCATCAAAATATACTGATAGTTTTGTTGAAATAATTGGAATTAGTGGTGCTAGTGATACAATTAATATTGCTTCTAGAGATGATTTATTATCATTAAAAGCTACAGTTACAGCAGCAAATAATGCTTATAAAATGGCCAAAGTGACTCCGAAAGATATAGATGTTGCAGAAATACATGATACTTTCACTATTACTGCAGCAATATCTTTAGAGGATCTTGGATTTTGTGAAAGAGGAAAATTTGATAAATTTCTTTATGAAGGAGCATTTGAACCTGGAGGTATTGTTGCTATAAATCCAAGTGGTGGATTAAAATCAAGAGGCCATCCAGTTGGTGCTACTGGGGTATATCAAGCTGCAGAAATAACAATGCAATTACTTGGAGAAGCTGGAAAAATGCAAATACCTAATGCAGAAATAGGATTAACTCATAATATGGGTGGAGTAGGGTCAAGTGTATATGTTAGTATAATGAAGAGGGTGAAATGA
- a CDS encoding nascent polypeptide-associated complex protein yields MKRMSPREIRRLMQRMGMELEEMQGVEKVVFVMSNKNLIIQNPQIMIMKMGGQKVYQITGEEIEEKVETKLEIPEEDVQLVAAQTGVSIEEARKALEITKGDLAQAIILLTSKN; encoded by the coding sequence ATGAAGAGAATGAGTCCTAGAGAGATAAGAAGATTAATGCAAAGAATGGGAATGGAACTTGAAGAAATGCAAGGTGTTGAAAAAGTAGTATTTGTTATGAGTAACAAAAACTTGATAATTCAAAATCCACAAATAATGATCATGAAAATGGGAGGTCAAAAAGTCTATCAAATTACTGGAGAAGAAATAGAAGAAAAAGTCGAAACTAAATTAGAAATACCTGAAGAAGATGTTCAATTAGTGGCAGCACAAACAGGAGTAAGTATAGAAGAGGCAAGAAAAGCACTTGAAATAACAAAAGGAGATTTAGCACAAGCCATAATCTTACTAACATCAAAAAATTAA
- a CDS encoding pseudouridine synthase, giving the protein MEPIYNSITKDELIRIRAVADIQFGKGCGKILFPKDDIIVTRSKKTGKVKNIYHNGKLIATLRPKDGFLALGIEGAKRLVNFLRDRYIVVVKDEVTEFIKKGRNLFSKHVLKCDQEIRPGEEVIVIDSRGNVIGVGRAILSGKEMKHFKNGVAVKIRSGIDEENES; this is encoded by the coding sequence GTGGAACCTATTTATAATTCAATAACAAAGGATGAATTAATAAGAATAAGAGCAGTAGCAGATATTCAATTTGGAAAAGGGTGTGGAAAAATACTCTTTCCAAAAGATGATATTATAGTAACTAGATCAAAGAAGACTGGAAAAGTAAAAAATATTTATCATAATGGAAAATTAATTGCAACTTTAAGACCAAAAGATGGATTTTTAGCTCTTGGTATTGAAGGTGCAAAGAGGCTTGTAAACTTTCTTAGAGATAGATATATAGTAGTGGTAAAGGATGAAGTTACAGAATTTATAAAAAAAGGAAGAAATCTTTTTTCTAAACATGTTTTAAAATGTGATCAAGAAATAAGGCCAGGAGAAGAAGTTATAGTAATTGATAGTAGAGGAAATGTAATAGGAGTGGGAAGAGCAATATTAAGTGGAAAAGAAATGAAACATTTTAAAAATGGAGTGGCTGTTAAAATTAGGAGTGGTATAGATGAAGAGAATGAGTCCTAG
- a CDS encoding Zn-ribbon domain-containing OB-fold protein, translating into MSVPRYWREIPYRIRLEAKKCKLCNYVNYPPRSKCLKCGSTEFEKYILPKRGKLLSFSIIRNPPIGFDKKTPYVIGLVELEDGTRLITQITDIDINELKIGMEVEQVFRKITEDGDSGIIQYGVKFRPKNM; encoded by the coding sequence ATGTCAGTTCCAAGATATTGGAGAGAGATACCTTATAGAATAAGGCTTGAAGCTAAAAAATGTAAATTATGTAATTATGTAAATTATCCTCCAAGATCTAAATGTTTGAAATGTGGAAGTACTGAATTTGAAAAATATATTTTACCAAAAAGAGGAAAACTTCTTTCTTTTAGTATAATAAGAAATCCTCCAATTGGGTTTGATAAAAAAACTCCTTATGTTATTGGTTTAGTAGAATTAGAAGATGGAACGAGATTAATAACTCAAATAACTGATATTGATATTAATGAATTAAAAATTGGTATGGAGGTGGAACAAGTTTTTAGAAAAATTACTGAAGATGGTGACTCTGGAATAATACAATATGGAGTAAAATTTAGACCAAAAAATATGTAA
- the hflX gene encoding GTPase HflX, with product MIEVKSHKQSTKLNELIKLSEAAGYRVIMTFQQNRNPDSSFCIGKGKAKEIAEKIKELHPIKVIFYNQLKPIQRYNLTKIFGIEVIDRFQLILEIFTKRAGTLEAKYQIELAKLQYELPMIRENIRLAKLGELPGFHGLGKYALDVYESMARRRIAYLKKKLEEIRIRKSIQRKNRYPLFTIALTGYTFAGKTALFNRLTKENLKVGNLLFTTLSTTTRAIIINNKKVLISDTVGFIEDLPPILIDAFYSTLEEITIADLVLLILDSSDSKSDFLRKLDTSISILNSIGVFNGSILPILNKIDIANNLEEYEKITFLKIKTKPVKISALTGEGINELINSISLRIPNYERIKLFVSNSSNNLSSIIKFINRKFNIISINYDNDGTYIEVEVHPNYLDYIKFLSSYYKIKLIKEGGVREELLY from the coding sequence TTGATAGAGGTTAAGAGTCATAAGCAGTCTACAAAATTAAATGAACTTATTAAATTATCTGAAGCTGCTGGTTATAGAGTAATAATGACATTTCAACAAAATAGAAATCCTGATTCATCATTTTGTATAGGAAAAGGAAAAGCAAAAGAAATTGCTGAAAAAATAAAAGAATTACATCCTATAAAAGTAATATTTTATAATCAATTAAAACCTATACAAAGATATAATTTAACTAAAATATTTGGTATTGAAGTAATAGACAGATTTCAATTAATTTTAGAAATTTTTACAAAAAGAGCTGGAACATTAGAAGCTAAATATCAAATAGAACTTGCAAAACTTCAATATGAATTACCAATGATAAGAGAAAATATAAGACTTGCTAAACTAGGTGAACTTCCTGGTTTTCATGGTCTTGGAAAATATGCCCTTGATGTTTATGAATCAATGGCTAGAAGAAGAATAGCTTATTTAAAGAAAAAACTTGAAGAAATTAGAATAAGAAAATCCATACAAAGAAAAAATAGATATCCTCTTTTTACTATAGCTTTAACAGGATATACTTTTGCTGGAAAAACTGCTTTATTTAATCGTCTTACTAAAGAAAATCTTAAAGTTGGAAATCTTTTATTTACAACACTTTCTACAACAACACGTGCAATAATTATTAATAATAAAAAAGTTTTAATTTCTGATACTGTTGGTTTTATAGAAGATCTTCCACCAATATTAATAGATGCTTTTTACTCTACTCTTGAAGAAATAACCATAGCTGATTTAGTTTTACTTATATTAGACTCTTCTGATTCAAAAAGTGATTTTCTTAGAAAATTAGATACATCAATTTCAATTTTAAATTCTATAGGTGTATTTAATGGATCAATTTTACCTATATTAAATAAAATAGATATTGCAAATAATTTAGAAGAATATGAAAAAATTACTTTTCTTAAAATTAAAACTAAACCAGTAAAAATTTCAGCCCTTACTGGAGAAGGGATTAATGAATTGATTAATTCAATTTCTCTGAGAATTCCTAATTATGAAAGAATCAAGCTATTTGTATCAAATTCTTCTAATAATTTATCTTCAATTATAAAATTTATAAATAGAAAATTTAATATTATTTCTATTAATTATGATAATGATGGTACTTATATTGAAGTAGAGGTTCATCCAAATTATTTAGACTATATCAAATTTTTATCATCATATTATAAAATTAAATTAATTAAGGAGGGGGGTGTACGGGAAGAATTATTGTATTAA